A single genomic interval of Labeo rohita strain BAU-BD-2019 chromosome 13, IGBB_LRoh.1.0, whole genome shotgun sequence harbors:
- the LOC127175430 gene encoding LOW QUALITY PROTEIN: MAD2L1-binding protein-like (The sequence of the model RefSeq protein was modified relative to this genomic sequence to represent the inferred CDS: inserted 2 bases in 1 codon): MSRQQLPMTYDQMVFLQKQQHNATQTEDVVNRRSAKTSKDLDWRRCQRTLQELDEVLDHLETLFSLSHVPRVLFMLGGSTIIPTELYEVDMEAVAMGAGENSLRTSTCLRQLFRTLFVADLLSDVKXLRLMATTVMAMGHRDCGMTGFKPKVDFKVPTKVKRQVISIASDLSLTGDLQKSKRNLEDYI; encoded by the exons ATGAGT CGACAGCAGTTGCCCATGACATACGACCAAATGGTGTTCCTCCAGAAACAGCAGCATAATGCCACTCAG ACAGAGGACGTGGTAAATCGACGGTCTGCAAAGACATCTAAGGACTTGGATTGGCGACGATGCCAGCGGACGTTGCAGGAGCTGGATGAAGTCCTAGACCACCTTgagacattgttctctcttagCCACGTTCCTCGCGTGCTTTTCATGCTAGGTGGGTCTACCATCATTCCCACCGAGCTGTATGAGGTAGACATGGAAGCCGTGGCCATGGGTGCCGGGGAAAACAGCTTAAGGACTTCAACCTGCCTAAGACAGCTTTTCCGCACGCTGTTTGTGGCTGACCTGCTGTCAGATGTCAA TCTGCGCCTCATGGCTACCACAGTCATGGCTATGGGTCACCGGGATTGTGGCATGACTGGGTTTAAGCCCAAAGTGGATTTTAAAGTTCCCACGAAAGTGAAAAGGCAAGTCATCTCTATAGCCAGTGATTTGTCACTCACAGGGgatttacaaaaaagtaaaagaaatctGGAGGactatatatga